The DNA window GTGACTGAAATACCTGGTCATAATAAACGTTTGATGGGATATAAACATTACGATCAGAAGTTTCGCGGTTATAACCATACTGAACTTTTGCCGCCAACATATTCTTTATAATATCAAAATCCATTGTAAAATTCATATTATAGCCTTCCGAAACCGAGACATCATCAATATCAAGCATACCAACAGGATTAGGGATAGTAAGGAATGTGTTATATATACCATCGGCATCTTTTACCGACACATTTGTAGGATAAGACAGCGCTGCAGCTAAAGATCCGGAAGCCTGTCCGCCACGGCCATTAGATGAACCACCCACTGTTCCGTTATTATTCCGATTTTTATTAAAGTTGATAGCTGCAGTTAATTTTAGGAAACTTGTAAGCTGAGAAGCTACATTACTACGCAAGGTAAAACGTTCCATGGCTGAATTCTCTACTGTACCCACCTGGTTAAAGTAATTTCCAGATACATAGTACTGCAAAGCGTTCGATCCTCCCTGAACTGTAACATTGTGATTGGAGATGCTTCCGTTACGAAGAATCATATCACGCCAGTTTGTTGTTTGTGCAGAAGCTATATCCGAAGCAGTGAAAACATCAGAACTACCACCATCATAAGCTGTACTACCATATACACCCTGACCATTATTATATAAATACTGTTCCTTTTTGAATACATTGACATAACTCATGTAGTCCTTAGCATCCAAAGACTGGATATATTTATAATTAGATACAGATGACAAACTACCATCATAGGTAACTCTCATTTTACCTTCCTTACCTTTCTTGGTAGTAATTAAAACTACACCATTGGCAGCACCAATACCATAAATAGAAGCTGATGCATCCTTCAACACTTCAATAGACTCAATGTCATCAGGATTCAATCCAGCCAAACCTGCACGGTTTACATTTGACGGAATAACTGTTGTACTACCTCCGGAGTTCGCTTCCAAAGAAAAGCTTGACATTACAACACCATCAACAACATAAATAGGTGTACCTCCACCACGAATGGTAATATCAATACCTCCGCCTGGCTGAGCGCTGGAAACCGTTGCCTGCAAACCAGCAGCACGTCCCATTAACATTTGAGACATGTTACTATTGGCAGCCTTAGGAACATCGTCTGCTTTTACTTTAACAATAGAGGTTGTAAGGTTTTTCTTTGATACAGCACCATAACCAGTTACAATTACTTCGTTAAGCACCTGATTGTCTTCCCGCAAAACAATATTGATTATTTTCTGACCTTTTACCGGAACTTTTTGTGATACAAAACCAATAAATGTGACTTCAAGAGTTTTGTTTGGCTCTACATTAATAGAGAACTTTCCGTTTATATCGGTTACCGTACCGACTTTTTGCCCCGAAACAGTTACTGATGCACCAATAATAGGATTACTTCCTTCATCAACAACTGTACCTGCAACAACTGACTTCTGTTGAGCTAAAGCTGTTGTTATACAAAAAAATAATAAAGCTGTAATTAAACCCTTAAAGAAGAATTTGGGTACTTTCAGCAGATTCATTTCATAATAGGAATCTCTGCGTCCAAGATTGTGTTTTTTCATACTTTTACCGATTTTAAAGTTTCTGAGCAAATGTAATATCCTTCTATTTTTAAGGTTAGATTATATCAGACCTGGATAGAAAGGAATCAGACATTATAGAAACAAATCGGATGAATATGAATAAAAATCAGACAACAAGTACTAAGAATCGGTTGAATCCATAAATTCTTTGGGCGTTTTCCCATATTTTTCAGAGAAACACTTCGAAAAATAAGAATGATTAGAGAACCCTACCATATACATAACTTCTGCTATAGTGAATTTTTTCTGTCCTAAAAGTATTGCAGCTTTCTTTAAACGAATAAACTTAATGTAGTCTACTGCAGTATGCCCGGTGAGCAATTTAATTTTCCGATAAACTTGCTTAGCGCTTATTCCGGTACTCTCTGCTAGATATTGCACATTAAGGTCGGGTTCCGCAAGTCTGTCTTCAATTATCTGAGTTATTTTCAAAATAAACTTCTCATCTTGCGACTGAATATCAACAGGCTTATCTTCCAGAACTGTAGCCTGACGAAGCTTTTTAATGAGTAGCTTTTTGCTGTTAATTAATTGTTCAATACGGGTAGTCAGTTGCTTTATATCAAATGGTTTTGAGATAAAAGCCTCAACCCCTGAATTAAAAGCCTGCGTCTCTGTTCTTTTATCGTCTTTTGCCGTCAGCATAATTATAGGGATAGTTGCAGTAACTATATTCTGCTTTAACAAACGGCTCATTTCCAGGCCATCCATTACAGGCATCATCACATCTGCAATAATTATATCCGGCTGATGCTTTATAGCCATCTCTATTCCCATCTTGCCATTATGAGCAATCATACAAACACCATTTACCAGATTTTCGGAAATAAATCGTGCTATTTCAACATTATCCTCAACAATGAGTATTTTGTACTTTTGAATTTCATCTTGTATAATGCTCTTCGGGATATCTTCCTTTGGAATATTTAAATCACTGCTTATAATTGGCAATTCAATTATAACAGTAGTACCATTTACTTCAGCGGATGATATTTTAATATAGCCATTAAGAAGTTCAATGTAATTCTTGACGATGGAAAGTCCTATACCGGAACCTTCACTATTCATATTCAGATTCTCTTTGGATTGATAGAATCTATTGAAAACATAAGGTAAGTCTCGTTCAGGTATACCACATCCATTATCAATAACACTGATATGAAGTTTCTTAGCCAGATTATCATCCGCACTGACTAACAATTCAACTTTTACAGTTCCATTTTCTTTTGAGAATTTGTAGGCATTAGAAATCAGATTATTGATAACTGATTCCATTTTCTGAATATCGGTATCTATATATAAATCAGAAACATTTGTTTCAAAGGTCAATGCAATGTGTTTGGAATCAAAAGCTTCACGATGTACTTCAAGGATACTTTTTATAAATTCAACAATTTCCAGGTTTGAAAGAACAACATCCGATTGTGAAGGATCAATATCGCGAAAATCAATCATCTGATGAACAAGGTTGTTCAACCTTATCACATTCTTATGAATCATCTGAAGATGGCTTCTGACTTGTGGATTCTTTGTGTCGTCCAGTAATTTACTAACGGGACTCAGAATAAGGCTCAAAGGAGTTTTTAATTCATGAGATATATTTGTGAGGAAATCCATTTTCATGTTAGATAGTTCCAGCGTTTTCTCTCTTTGAATCCGCTCTATTTTTAATCTGTTTCTAACACGATAATAATTCAAAGCCCACATAAAAAGCCACACTATAATACTAAAATAGATTATCTTAGCAAGAATAGTACTATACCAGGGATGGAGAATAACAATACTTAAAGTTAAAGCTGCTTCATTGGCTCCATTATCATTATTTTTTTGGATATAAAGGGTATAATCACCAGGTGAGAGATTTGAATAAGATATTTTGTAGGGTGAGGCATCAAGATTGCGCCATTCTTTATCACTTCCATCGAGTTTATAAACGTAGCGTGATTTTACAGCTTTGCCATATAATAAATCAGAGAATTCAAATACCAGATTGTTTTGATTATTCTTGAGTACTATTTTCTTTGTATACCCTATACTGTTTTTCAGAATCACATTACCAGTATAACTCTGACCAGTATTAATACGTTCATCATTTACATACACAGAAGTAAGAATTGCAAGAATATGTCCGGTAGTTTCCTTCAATATTTTATCAGGTGAGAATTCTATATAATGATCAATACCTCCCAACAGCATTTTCTTGGTAAAAGCATCATAAAAGCCAGAAAAATAGAGTTGTTCACCTAAATTTACGTGTTTTACGGTAAAGTCTGTTTTATTAATAAGAAAAACACCCTCGGAAGCAGTTATCCAGATATGATTATTCTCTTCAGTCATTGAAGATATATTCATATTCTGTAAGAGTTTGGTATCTATTGATTGAACTTCTCCAGTCTCTATATTCAGTCGGTCAATAGAGCCTTTCATTCCAAGCCACAAGAAGCCGGTCTTATCAAATATAGCACAAATAACTG is part of the uncultured Bacteroides sp. genome and encodes:
- a CDS encoding two-component regulator propeller domain-containing protein encodes the protein MNRKFFFLLIVFQLFCFQSYSQIKPIKEFENISRGDECVNCFFQDYRGLIWVGTNRGLFSYNGYSLDKNIPQASSDVINMAVNCSLKVDSTHFYLGCNSGILLFDIEKCSYTLLPATSSYDVRSMVWLDKHTILAGTMRGLIMYNTLNNTSKRVERKMIPYLPVYSIIKKPGMNFYISSSNGIYQLNALSNKVTFISLPQSGKKKLLILSMTEDIHNKCIWIGTEGELFKYNLKQKAIELVPFFSNNSIKSISTDFSGRLWMGTDNGLYIYNPKDKSYEYFVHSIRNSKSLINNIVWTVFQDKEKNMWLGTDCGISLYRTNSSLKIHRWDEITGSDEGNRLTCIFRDSHKNYWLGGTNGVACYNPDKQKSVWYKMRGGNNYISHNRIRSIYEDRNNDIWVATDGGVNHYNNQTGHFNHYSIMDKSATRNANWAYGIFDDSKNKLWIGTYLGGLFMVDKQKLISSGGDTYFSDRNYYMNGCKNGLLGNDVLITLKDKKENPVLIIGNKGINRINVMQNSVERIPYKPKSTVICAIFDKTGFLWLGMKGSIDRLNIETGEVQSIDTKLLQNMNISSMTEENNHIWITASEGVFLINKTDFTVKHVNLGEQLYFSGFYDAFTKKMLLGGIDHYIEFSPDKILKETTGHILAILTSVYVNDERINTGQSYTGNVILKNSIGYTKKIVLKNNQNNLVFEFSDLLYGKAVKSRYVYKLDGSDKEWRNLDASPYKISYSNLSPGDYTLYIQKNNDNGANEAALTLSIVILHPWYSTILAKIIYFSIIVWLFMWALNYYRVRNRLKIERIQREKTLELSNMKMDFLTNISHELKTPLSLILSPVSKLLDDTKNPQVRSHLQMIHKNVIRLNNLVHQMIDFRDIDPSQSDVVLSNLEIVEFIKSILEVHREAFDSKHIALTFETNVSDLYIDTDIQKMESVINNLISNAYKFSKENGTVKVELLVSADDNLAKKLHISVIDNGCGIPERDLPYVFNRFYQSKENLNMNSEGSGIGLSIVKNYIELLNGYIKISSAEVNGTTVIIELPIISSDLNIPKEDIPKSIIQDEIQKYKILIVEDNVEIARFISENLVNGVCMIAHNGKMGIEMAIKHQPDIIIADVMMPVMDGLEMSRLLKQNIVTATIPIIMLTAKDDKRTETQAFNSGVEAFISKPFDIKQLTTRIEQLINSKKLLIKKLRQATVLEDKPVDIQSQDEKFILKITQIIEDRLAEPDLNVQYLAESTGISAKQVYRKIKLLTGHTAVDYIKFIRLKKAAILLGQKKFTIAEVMYMVGFSNHSYFSKCFSEKYGKTPKEFMDSTDS